The following are from one region of the Amycolatopsis sp. QT-25 genome:
- a CDS encoding NAD(P)-dependent oxidoreductase, translating to MSTSRVGFAGLGSMGAPMALNLARAGIPLLVWNRTPGKAEEVAEAVDDVAELFARCEVVFLMLKDADAVDAVLDRGRPAFAGRVAGRTIVHLGTTAPEHSRGLESDLVAAGAKYVEAPVSGSRIPAEAGELVAMLAGDPGAIDEIRELLGPMCRETVRCGPVPNGLLMKLAVNVHLTAVVTGLAEAFHFARAHGLEPGLLAGVLGAGQLASPILRVKAPKLVEEDFAPQASIANVLANVELIAAAAAEAGLALPLIEASRALYAETARLGFGEEDMVAVVRVLKPLKALEAP from the coding sequence ATGAGTACTTCGCGAGTCGGTTTCGCCGGGTTGGGCAGTATGGGCGCGCCGATGGCGCTGAACCTGGCGCGGGCCGGGATCCCGTTGCTCGTGTGGAATCGCACCCCGGGCAAGGCGGAAGAAGTGGCCGAGGCCGTCGACGACGTGGCTGAACTCTTCGCACGGTGCGAAGTCGTGTTCCTGATGCTGAAGGACGCGGACGCCGTCGACGCCGTGCTCGATCGCGGACGGCCCGCGTTCGCCGGGCGGGTGGCGGGCCGCACGATCGTCCACCTGGGGACGACGGCGCCGGAGCATTCTCGCGGCCTCGAGTCCGACCTCGTCGCGGCCGGGGCGAAGTACGTGGAAGCGCCGGTCTCCGGCTCGCGGATCCCGGCGGAGGCGGGCGAGCTGGTGGCCATGCTCGCGGGGGATCCCGGCGCGATCGACGAAATCCGGGAGCTGCTCGGGCCGATGTGCCGGGAAACCGTGCGCTGCGGGCCGGTGCCGAACGGGCTGCTGATGAAGCTGGCGGTCAACGTGCACTTGACCGCCGTCGTGACCGGGCTGGCCGAAGCCTTCCACTTCGCCCGTGCGCACGGGCTCGAACCGGGTCTGCTCGCCGGGGTCCTCGGCGCCGGGCAGCTGGCCAGCCCGATCCTGCGGGTGAAGGCGCCCAAACTCGTCGAGGAGGATTTCGCGCCGCAGGCTTCGATCGCGAACGTCCTGGCCAACGTCGAGCTGATCGCGGCGGCCGCCGCGGAAGCGGGCCTCGCGTTGCCGCTGATCGAGGCGTCCCGTGCCCTCTACGCCGAGACCGCGCGGCTCGGTTTCGGCGAAGAGGACATGGTCGCCGTCGTCAGGGTACTCAAGCCACTCAAAGCACTCGAAGCACCGTGA
- a CDS encoding LLM class flavin-dependent oxidoreductase, protein MVSRLGVRIPRELPATRLKDLARRAEQEGLDEVWIVEDCFYAGGIATASAVLAATEKITLGIGIMPAVARNPAIAAMEIAALAELYPGRLIVGFGHGVPSWMRQIDAWPKSALAAFEETLTVIRRLLAGERVSFEGKHVRLDEVELEFPPALPPKLIAGVRGPKSLAAAGRVADGTLLAEPATPEYVRATRDLVGVEGHSMAVYNWLALDADPDRARERARADVASAIGPNSGPALEPLDFGAELLAEVKAATDREDLARRLRPEWIDRLSISGPLDRCVEQIRALYAAGTESVVLLPLLGEPEEESFAAAGRIAAALRG, encoded by the coding sequence TTGGTTTCACGGCTCGGAGTCAGGATTCCGCGCGAACTGCCCGCCACCCGGCTGAAGGACCTGGCCCGGCGAGCGGAGCAGGAGGGATTGGACGAGGTCTGGATCGTCGAGGACTGCTTCTACGCGGGCGGGATCGCGACGGCGTCGGCGGTGCTGGCGGCGACCGAGAAGATCACCCTCGGCATCGGCATCATGCCCGCCGTGGCCAGGAACCCGGCCATCGCGGCGATGGAGATCGCGGCGCTGGCGGAGCTGTACCCGGGGCGCCTGATCGTCGGATTCGGGCACGGCGTGCCGAGCTGGATGCGGCAGATCGACGCGTGGCCGAAGTCGGCGCTGGCCGCCTTCGAGGAGACGCTGACGGTCATCCGTCGGCTGCTCGCGGGTGAGCGGGTTTCCTTCGAGGGCAAGCATGTCCGGCTGGACGAGGTCGAGCTGGAGTTCCCGCCCGCGCTGCCGCCGAAGCTCATCGCCGGTGTCCGGGGCCCGAAGTCGCTCGCGGCGGCGGGCCGGGTGGCCGACGGGACGCTGCTCGCCGAACCGGCGACCCCGGAGTACGTCCGCGCGACGCGGGACCTCGTCGGCGTCGAAGGCCATTCGATGGCCGTCTACAACTGGCTGGCACTCGACGCCGATCCCGATCGGGCGCGTGAGCGCGCCCGGGCCGACGTCGCTTCCGCGATCGGGCCGAACTCGGGACCGGCGCTGGAACCGCTGGACTTCGGCGCCGAACTGCTGGCCGAGGTCAAGGCCGCTACCGACCGGGAGGACCTGGCCCGGCGGTTGCGTCCGGAGTGGATCGACAGGCTGAGCATCAGCGGACCGCTCGACCGTTGTGTCGAACAGATCCGCGCGCTGTACGCGGCCGGGACCGAATCCGTCGTCCTGCTCCCCCTGCTCGGCGAGCCCGAGGAGGAGTCCTTCGCCGCGGCCGGCCGAATCGCCGCGGCCCTGCGCGGCTGA
- a CDS encoding glycoside hydrolase family 3 protein — MSSPEKLAESVLVSGFDGTTAPDWLRRKVADGLGGAILFGRNVVDDEQVAALSAQLRAERPDVLIGIDEEGGDVTRLDVATGSFVPGPLALGAADDVELTASVAAALGERLAACGVTINFAPCADLTLAAEDPSIGVRAFGSDPVKASPHVAAYITGLQKYGVAASAKHFPGHGAATDDSHHALPVLPRTEAELHELELVPFKAAIAAGVRAVMTGHLVVPAWGDLPATLNPKALTGVLRGELGFTGAVITDALDMGAIAGELGKTEGVGRAAVRALIAGADALCLGGVSFEEDELNRIAAVIAAAVEVGELPLERLAEAAERVAALGAPPVSTPISPVDHRLGLEAARKALRIQGSPKLAGPPLVIDIETEPIVAAGPMPWGLGSPLTELVPGTRALKVTGDEIATAIDAVHGARDLVIVTREAHRHPEVREFLSWLREAGVDYIRVETGVPGPDTGAGPRIDTFSGSYVSLRAAAEYLA, encoded by the coding sequence TTGTCCTCACCGGAAAAGCTGGCCGAATCCGTTCTCGTATCGGGCTTCGACGGCACGACGGCGCCGGATTGGCTGCGGCGCAAGGTCGCCGACGGCCTCGGCGGCGCGATCCTGTTCGGCCGCAACGTGGTCGACGACGAGCAGGTGGCCGCCCTCAGCGCGCAGTTGCGGGCGGAACGGCCCGACGTGCTCATCGGCATCGACGAGGAGGGCGGTGACGTCACCCGGCTCGACGTCGCCACCGGCTCGTTCGTCCCGGGACCGCTCGCACTCGGCGCCGCGGACGACGTCGAGCTGACGGCCTCGGTCGCCGCGGCGCTCGGTGAGCGGCTGGCCGCCTGCGGGGTGACGATCAACTTCGCCCCGTGCGCGGATCTGACCCTGGCGGCGGAGGATCCCTCGATCGGGGTCCGGGCGTTCGGTTCGGATCCGGTGAAGGCCTCGCCGCATGTGGCGGCGTACATCACCGGCCTGCAGAAGTACGGCGTCGCCGCGTCGGCCAAGCATTTCCCCGGGCACGGGGCGGCGACCGACGATTCGCATCACGCGCTGCCGGTGCTGCCCCGGACCGAGGCGGAACTGCACGAGCTCGAACTCGTCCCGTTCAAGGCGGCGATCGCGGCGGGCGTGCGCGCGGTGATGACCGGGCACCTCGTCGTGCCCGCGTGGGGCGACCTGCCCGCGACGCTCAACCCGAAGGCGCTCACCGGCGTGCTGCGCGGTGAGCTCGGCTTCACCGGCGCGGTGATCACCGACGCGCTCGACATGGGGGCGATCGCGGGCGAACTCGGCAAGACCGAGGGGGTCGGCCGGGCGGCGGTGCGGGCGCTGATCGCCGGTGCCGACGCGCTCTGCCTGGGTGGCGTGTCGTTCGAAGAGGACGAGCTGAACCGGATCGCGGCGGTCATCGCGGCGGCGGTCGAGGTCGGTGAGCTGCCGCTGGAGCGGCTGGCCGAGGCCGCGGAGCGGGTCGCCGCGCTCGGCGCTCCCCCGGTGTCGACACCGATCTCACCGGTCGACCACCGGCTCGGCCTGGAGGCGGCGCGCAAGGCGTTGCGGATCCAGGGCTCGCCGAAGCTGGCCGGGCCGCCGCTGGTGATCGACATCGAGACCGAGCCGATCGTCGCGGCGGGCCCGATGCCGTGGGGACTCGGTTCGCCGCTGACCGAACTCGTGCCCGGCACGCGCGCGCTCAAGGTCACCGGGGACGAGATCGCGACCGCGATCGACGCCGTCCACGGCGCCCGCGACCTCGTGATCGTGACGCGCGAGGCGCACCGGCACCCCGAGGTCCGCGAGTTCCTGAGCTGGCTCCGGGAGGCAGGCGTGGACTACATCCGGGTCGAGACCGGCGTGCCGGGGCCGGACACCGGCGCCGGGCCGCGGATCGACACGTTCAGCGGCTCCTACGTCAGCCTCCGCGCCGCCGCGGAATACCTGGCCTGA
- a CDS encoding Long-chain-fatty-acid--CoA ligase — protein MRIVDLASRPDLLDPALNLGDVGGEFIYAGASGKMITPERFLRHWARYFLIALDDDGEPIARALSVPLTYPAEDRRELPAHGWDEAIQWAAQDLMDGRAPDTLCALEVVVAPRMRGTGLSAPMLEALKARAAETGLNRLIVSVRPIGKEDEPDVPMESYAVRRREDGLFADRWLRTHERLGARMLKVCPFAVTISGSIADWHEWTGVELADGDNVIPGGIAPVHANVERDCGVYVEANVWMEHPF, from the coding sequence ATGCGAATCGTCGATCTTGCGTCCCGTCCCGATCTCCTCGATCCCGCGCTGAACCTCGGTGACGTCGGCGGTGAGTTCATCTACGCCGGGGCCAGCGGGAAGATGATCACGCCGGAACGGTTCCTGCGCCATTGGGCCCGGTACTTCCTGATCGCGCTCGACGACGACGGCGAACCGATCGCGCGGGCGCTGTCGGTCCCGCTGACCTATCCCGCCGAAGACCGCCGGGAGCTGCCGGCGCACGGCTGGGACGAGGCGATCCAGTGGGCCGCGCAGGACCTCATGGACGGCCGGGCCCCGGACACCCTGTGCGCGCTCGAAGTCGTCGTGGCGCCGCGAATGCGCGGGACCGGACTGTCCGCGCCGATGCTCGAGGCGCTCAAGGCGCGCGCGGCCGAGACGGGGCTGAACCGGTTGATCGTGTCCGTGCGCCCGATCGGCAAGGAGGACGAACCGGACGTCCCGATGGAGTCCTACGCCGTCCGGCGCCGCGAGGACGGGCTGTTCGCCGACCGCTGGCTGCGCACTCACGAACGGCTCGGCGCGCGGATGCTCAAGGTGTGCCCGTTCGCCGTGACCATCTCGGGTTCGATCGCGGACTGGCACGAGTGGACCGGTGTCGAACTCGCCGACGGCGACAACGTGATCCCCGGCGGGATCGCGCCGGTGCACGCGAACGTCGAGCGGGACTGCGGGGTGTACGTGGAGGCGAACGTGTGGATGGAGCACCCCTTCTGA
- a CDS encoding inositol monophosphatase family protein, with product MTDHAALLSVAAEAVAKATGLIRSMTSFSVAAKGDRDMVTDVDLAVEDAVRAFLARETPEIGILGEERGHQGDENLWWALDPVDGTANFARGIPLCGVSLGLVDGLKSTVAAISLPFLDVTYTAVEGQGAYADGERLVASEATKLSDAILSIGDFAVGEGAEVKNRVRMALLAELGGRVQRVRFLGSAAIDLAWVAHGKLDASVILANKPWDTMAGVLLVREAGGVVVDIDGGEHTVRSAATIAVGAGLRDDLVAAIARVSG from the coding sequence ATGACCGACCACGCCGCATTGTTGTCCGTCGCCGCCGAGGCCGTCGCCAAGGCGACCGGCCTCATCCGTTCGATGACGTCGTTTTCCGTTGCTGCCAAAGGGGACCGCGACATGGTCACCGACGTCGACCTCGCCGTCGAGGACGCCGTCCGTGCCTTCCTGGCGCGGGAGACGCCGGAGATCGGCATCCTCGGCGAGGAGCGCGGGCACCAAGGCGACGAGAACCTGTGGTGGGCCCTCGATCCTGTCGACGGCACGGCGAACTTCGCGCGCGGGATCCCGCTGTGCGGCGTTTCCCTCGGGCTCGTCGACGGGCTGAAGAGCACTGTCGCGGCGATCTCCCTGCCGTTCCTCGATGTCACCTACACCGCTGTGGAAGGCCAGGGCGCGTACGCGGACGGTGAACGTCTCGTGGCCTCGGAGGCGACAAAGCTGTCCGACGCGATCTTGTCGATCGGCGACTTCGCGGTCGGCGAGGGCGCGGAGGTCAAGAACCGCGTCCGGATGGCGTTGCTGGCCGAACTCGGCGGCCGTGTGCAGCGTGTCCGCTTCCTCGGCTCGGCGGCGATCGACCTCGCCTGGGTCGCGCACGGCAAACTCGACGCGAGCGTCATCCTGGCCAACAAACCGTGGGACACGATGGCGGGCGTCCTGCTGGTGCGCGAGGCGGGGGGCGTGGTGGTCGACATCGACGGCGGCGAGCACACGGTGCGCTCGGCGGCCACCATCGCGGTCGGCGCCGGATTGCGCGACGACCTCGTGGCCGCGATCGCGCGGGTGAGCGGATGA